In a genomic window of Mycoplasma iguanae:
- the gyrA gene encoding DNA gyrase subunit A: MLFFDELDDKDKDKIYEVEDDDLKTVFSGSKEIVQIDQEDETIPQNDNSYVVQSQIVDEENEWLKPRNVTKEMQDSFLEYAMSVIVSRALPDARDGLKPVHRRILFGMNENGMFHNTKHKKSATIVGDVLGKYHPHGDSSVYEAMVRMAQNFSLRYPLIDGQGNFGSIDGDSAAAMRYTEAKMSKIASYMVEDIKKNTVDFIPNYDGTKQEPVVLPSKFPNLLVSGTTGIAVGMATAIPPHNLAEIIDATIAIARDPELEVKDLMHYLKGPDFPTGAIILGKKGIHDAYSTGRGAITVRSKTHIEVLKNEKTRIVVTEIPYELKKPLLITKIAELVKNKVIEGIVDLRDESSREGIRIVIELKKGVIPEVLLNQLFKLTQLQQNYNFNLIALVKGEPKQLNLKQALNIFIEHQIEVVTRKTQFDLEKAEDRIHILNGLSIAIKNIDQVIQIIRQSQNDEAAQNTLMQNLKIDEIQAKAIVDMRLGRLTGLAISKMELEIAELAKIIEEYKALLASKAKIIEQIILKLEEIKSNFHDKRRTEINETEVGNILDEDLIPQKMCALILTSKGYVKRIALDEYKNQHRGGVGVNTASTYTDDHVESILSASSHSDLLVFTDLAKIYRLRVHQIPELSKQAKGTPFINLIPISKDEKIVSLLAVKEYQENNYLVTITKNGIVKKTLMDIYRRINASGKRALTIRENDSLVRAFVVNDEDEIFIGASNGKVVRFEASLIRPMGRLASGVMGIKLADNEIVVSASKSTEGHYLLSLGELGYGKMTPTKEYRKTARGAKGVQSLNVDKAGELIYIGVVNGDEDILIVTKDAVAIRTSLKQIPISARTTKGVKVLTLKGKNKIKSLAKITAIDE; the protein is encoded by the coding sequence ATGTTGTTTTTTGATGAATTAGATGATAAAGATAAAGATAAAATTTACGAAGTTGAAGATGACGATTTAAAAACGGTTTTTTCTGGTTCCAAAGAAATTGTACAAATCGATCAAGAAGATGAAACTATCCCACAAAATGATAATTCTTATGTTGTTCAATCGCAAATTGTTGATGAAGAAAATGAATGGTTAAAACCAAGAAATGTAACTAAAGAAATGCAAGATTCATTCTTAGAATATGCAATGTCAGTTATTGTTTCTCGGGCATTACCTGATGCTCGCGATGGTTTAAAACCAGTGCATCGTAGAATTTTATTTGGAATGAATGAAAATGGAATGTTTCATAATACCAAACACAAAAAATCAGCCACAATTGTCGGAGATGTTTTAGGAAAGTATCATCCCCATGGTGATAGTTCAGTTTATGAAGCCATGGTACGGATGGCACAAAACTTTTCGCTGAGATATCCTTTAATTGATGGACAAGGTAATTTTGGATCAATTGATGGTGATTCTGCAGCCGCTATGCGTTATACAGAAGCAAAGATGTCCAAAATTGCTTCATATATGGTTGAGGATATTAAAAAAAATACAGTAGATTTTATTCCTAACTATGATGGTACAAAGCAGGAACCGGTTGTATTGCCTTCAAAATTCCCCAACTTGTTAGTTTCAGGAACAACAGGAATTGCAGTTGGAATGGCAACAGCAATTCCCCCACATAATCTAGCAGAAATTATTGATGCAACTATTGCAATCGCTAGAGATCCAGAACTTGAAGTAAAAGATTTAATGCATTACTTAAAAGGTCCTGATTTTCCTACGGGAGCAATCATTCTTGGAAAAAAAGGAATTCATGATGCTTATAGTACAGGACGCGGTGCAATTACTGTCCGTTCTAAAACTCATATTGAAGTTTTAAAAAATGAAAAAACTCGAATTGTGGTTACTGAAATTCCTTATGAATTAAAAAAGCCACTTTTAATTACTAAGATTGCTGAATTAGTAAAAAATAAAGTAATTGAAGGTATTGTTGATTTAAGAGATGAATCATCTCGTGAAGGAATCAGAATTGTCATTGAACTTAAAAAAGGAGTCATTCCCGAAGTTCTATTAAATCAATTATTTAAACTAACACAATTACAACAAAATTATAACTTTAATTTAATTGCTTTAGTTAAAGGTGAACCAAAGCAATTAAATCTAAAACAAGCTTTAAATATTTTTATTGAACATCAAATTGAAGTTGTTACTAGAAAAACTCAATTTGATTTAGAAAAAGCTGAAGATAGAATTCACATTTTAAATGGTTTAAGTATTGCGATTAAGAATATTGATCAAGTAATTCAAATTATTCGCCAATCTCAAAATGATGAAGCGGCACAAAATACTTTAATGCAAAATTTAAAAATTGATGAAATTCAAGCTAAGGCAATTGTAGATATGCGTTTGGGAAGATTAACTGGTCTTGCAATTAGCAAAATGGAATTAGAAATTGCAGAACTTGCCAAAATTATTGAAGAATATAAAGCTTTATTAGCTTCTAAAGCTAAAATTATTGAACAAATTATTTTAAAATTAGAAGAAATTAAAAGTAATTTCCATGATAAACGTCGTACAGAAATTAACGAAACAGAAGTTGGCAATATTTTAGATGAAGATTTAATTCCTCAAAAAATGTGTGCCCTAATTTTGACATCAAAAGGATATGTAAAACGGATTGCTTTAGATGAATATAAAAATCAGCATCGGGGAGGAGTTGGAGTAAATACTGCCTCAACTTATACTGATGATCATGTAGAATCAATTTTAAGTGCAAGCAGTCATAGTGATTTATTAGTATTTACTGATTTAGCAAAAATTTATCGTTTAAGAGTACACCAAATTCCTGAACTTTCAAAGCAAGCAAAAGGTACACCATTTATTAATTTAATCCCCATTTCAAAAGATGAAAAAATTGTTTCTTTATTAGCGGTAAAAGAATATCAAGAAAATAATTACTTAGTAACAATTACCAAAAATGGAATTGTTAAGAAAACACTAATGGATATTTACCGTAGAATTAATGCATCTGGTAAACGTGCCTTAACTATCCGTGAAAATGATTCATTAGTTCGAGCCTTTGTAGTAAATGATGAAGACGAAATTTTCATTGGTGCATCAAACGGAAAAGTTGTGCGTTTTGAAGCAAGTTTAATTAGACCAATGGGAAGATTAGCTTCGGGAGTAATGGGGATAAAACTAGCAGACAATGAAATTGTTGTTAGTGCCTCAAAAAGTACAGAAGGTCATTACTTACTTTCTTTAGGTGAGTTAGGCTATGGTAAAATGACTCCAACAAAAGAATATCGAAAAACTGCTCGTGGTGCTAAAGGTGTTCAAAGTTTAAATGTTGATAAAGCTGGAGAACTAATTTATATTGGGGTAGTAAACGGCGATGAAGATATCTTGATTGTAACTAAAGATGCAGTAGCAATCAGAACTTCATTAAAACAAATTCCAATTTCTGCTCGAACTACAAAAGGTGTAAAAGTTCTAACCTTAAAAGGTAAGAATAAAATAAAGTCATTGGCAAAAATAACTGCTATTGATGAATAA
- the trmB gene encoding tRNA (guanosine(46)-N7)-methyltransferase TrmB, producing the protein MRLRNIKNSKELLLASDFTLQQFPYIITANTVIEMGMGKAEMLVQLAEQNRHLEFIGIEKYPTVAYKSLKKAAAKELKNFKIINLDIKDLPGKLLGKTDLIWLTFSDPWPKKRHHKRRLTYKSFLKIYKELLSENGVLKMKTDNDDLFAYSIESLKSFGAEIIHLTDDLHNSQWAVGNIMTGYEKKWTERGKKINYLAAKFY; encoded by the coding sequence ATGCGTTTACGAAATATTAAAAATTCTAAAGAACTGCTTTTAGCAAGTGATTTTACTTTGCAGCAATTCCCCTACATAATTACTGCAAACACCGTAATTGAAATGGGGATGGGTAAAGCAGAAATGCTAGTGCAGCTAGCAGAGCAAAATAGGCATTTAGAATTTATTGGAATTGAAAAATATCCTACAGTTGCTTATAAATCTCTAAAAAAAGCAGCTGCCAAAGAATTAAAAAATTTTAAAATCATTAATCTAGATATTAAAGATTTACCTGGTAAATTACTAGGAAAAACTGACTTAATTTGATTGACTTTTAGTGATCCATGACCAAAAAAAAGACACCATAAAAGAAGATTAACTTATAAATCTTTTTTAAAAATTTATAAGGAACTTTTATCTGAAAATGGTGTTTTAAAAATGAAAACTGATAATGATGATTTATTTGCTTATTCGATAGAATCATTAAAATCATTTGGAGCTGAAATTATCCATTTAACTGATGATTTACATAATTCTCAATGAGCAGTGGGAAATATTATGACAGGCTATGAAAAAAAGTGAACTGAGCGAGGAAAAAAGATTAATTACTTAGCGGCAAAATTTTATTAA
- a CDS encoding DUF402 domain-containing protein, protein MEKDNLMVDCIINIQAYKYNGELYRQWNGVKIIENSPEHVVLHMDKTKVSEKENQNWTIRETSLWFMPKNKMYNAIITFKNDQPYVYINLASSFIYEDNTIKYIDYDLDIKCYPGKDFYIIDKLDFKRNTIKMHYPKQLHNKIYSTIKFLFNNYIQDEYIFNKSYLKTFLEEIKREKLQKWKKFD, encoded by the coding sequence ATGGAAAAAGATAATTTGATGGTTGATTGTATTATAAATATTCAAGCTTACAAATATAATGGCGAACTTTATCGCCAATGGAATGGTGTCAAAATTATTGAAAATTCACCTGAACATGTAGTATTACATATGGATAAAACAAAAGTTTCAGAAAAAGAAAATCAAAACTGAACAATTCGAGAAACTAGTTTGTGATTTATGCCTAAAAATAAAATGTATAATGCCATAATAACTTTCAAAAATGATCAGCCTTATGTTTATATAAATTTAGCATCTTCATTTATTTATGAAGATAATACTATTAAATACATTGATTATGATTTAGATATCAAATGTTATCCTGGAAAAGATTTTTATATTATTGATAAACTAGATTTTAAAAGAAATACAATTAAGATGCACTATCCCAAGCAATTACATAATAAAATTTATAGCACGATTAAATTTTTATTTAATAATTACATTCAAGATGAATACATTTTTAACAAAAGTTATTTAAAAACTTTTTTAGAAGAAATAAAACGCGAAAAATTACAAAAATGAAAAAAATTTGATTAA
- a CDS encoding DUF262 domain-containing protein, which translates to MKYEFLSIKDIFNKYKIINIPYYQREYVWGQKNTGRNLYKFIDDIFQEYDKSPQKNYFIGTLAFCSAKVNDVIDGQQRITSLILILSVLAEKCSQERIDKHNKFLMPDGNFVLQEEYYLTEEIKSCLGFANNFRSQKHKADISKTLDNIRSQINNAWNDYQPNWYDGLYDYIFNHVKCISLEYTNISDSLKYFLNINSLSIELSQSDIFYSILSQALRISNSTHSIFAIKEKISELAENRGLNKDIPNYKVYGNGYNKGIDNIIYIFLNSYYQIDTNINYLNETGIGKWLSLYKNEVFNDQLVAKEFVNKFLSYIKDFEKIYKIFSNYETNLKLKSPIYTSWILLQYENYSDLLKFLTELFRNRHNYIEDRPTLYLPDTKEINYKELEEIAKRLTLTLIKNYTKSINKRLESFTSAITLDDNDINEYKSSIEDIIETIDVDSIFNLSYNDKKNVSKAKIEDQSRIIKVILALQSSLLNDVANDSKEFNDYLKNILLGENFSIEHLYSVQEYNDDKRLKNWQLKKKKFFHDEDFDTERFKFENLSLLNKSTNSSASDSEIIDKLSKYKLARKVLESEWEYLIQSFVEDSEFYKNEKIQSLGLPDRTLQNIDQNTWDLSKNNRDFNVKLLKSVIKFISKM; encoded by the coding sequence ATGAAATACGAATTTTTAAGTATAAAGGATATTTTTAACAAATATAAAATAATAAATATACCTTACTACCAAAGAGAGTATGTTTGAGGTCAAAAAAACACAGGAAGAAATTTATACAAATTTATAGATGATATTTTTCAAGAATATGACAAAAGTCCTCAAAAAAATTATTTTATTGGTACACTAGCTTTTTGTTCTGCAAAAGTAAATGATGTCATTGATGGGCAACAAAGAATTACTTCACTGATTTTGATTTTATCTGTTTTAGCAGAAAAATGTTCACAAGAAAGAATTGATAAACATAACAAGTTTTTAATGCCTGACGGTAATTTTGTGTTGCAAGAAGAATATTATTTAACTGAGGAAATAAAAAGTTGTTTAGGTTTTGCTAATAATTTTAGAAGTCAAAAACATAAGGCAGATATTAGTAAAACTCTTGATAATATAAGATCTCAAATAAATAACGCTTGAAATGACTATCAACCAAATTGATATGATGGTTTATATGATTACATTTTTAACCATGTAAAATGTATTTCTTTGGAATATACCAATATTAGTGATTCTTTAAAATATTTTTTAAACATTAATTCTTTATCAATCGAACTTTCACAGAGTGATATTTTTTACTCTATCTTATCACAAGCCTTAAGAATAAGCAATAGTACACATAGTATTTTTGCAATCAAAGAAAAAATTAGTGAACTTGCTGAAAACAGAGGTTTAAACAAAGATATACCAAACTATAAAGTATATGGTAATGGTTACAATAAAGGTATAGATAATATTATTTATATTTTCTTGAACTCATACTACCAAATTGATACTAATATAAATTATTTAAATGAAACAGGTATTGGTAAATGGTTATCATTATACAAAAATGAAGTATTTAATGACCAGTTAGTTGCTAAAGAATTTGTTAATAAATTTTTAAGTTATATTAAAGATTTTGAAAAAATTTATAAAATTTTCTCTAACTATGAAACCAATTTAAAATTAAAATCTCCCATTTATACATCATGAATCCTTTTACAATATGAAAATTATTCTGATTTACTAAAATTTTTAACAGAATTATTCAGAAACAGACATAATTATATCGAAGATAGACCTACACTTTATCTGCCTGATACAAAAGAAATAAATTATAAAGAATTAGAAGAAATTGCCAAAAGATTAACCTTAACTTTAATTAAAAATTACACAAAAAGTATAAATAAGAGACTAGAAAGTTTTACTAGTGCTATTACATTAGATGATAATGATATAAATGAATATAAATCATCTATTGAAGATATTATTGAAACCATTGATGTAGATTCTATTTTTAATCTATCTTATAATGATAAGAAAAATGTTTCTAAAGCAAAAATTGAAGATCAATCTCGTATTATAAAAGTTATTTTAGCATTACAATCATCATTACTAAATGATGTGGCAAATGATTCAAAAGAATTTAATGATTATTTAAAAAATATTTTACTTGGAGAAAATTTTTCCATTGAACATTTATACAGCGTTCAAGAATATAATGATGATAAAAGACTAAAAAATTGACAACTTAAAAAGAAGAAGTTTTTTCATGATGAAGATTTTGATACAGAAAGATTCAAATTTGAAAATTTAAGTTTACTTAATAAATCTACAAATTCTTCTGCAAGTGATTCCGAAATTATTGACAAACTTTCAAAGTATAAACTAGCAAGAAAAGTATTGGAATCTGAATGAGAATATTTAATACAGTCTTTTGTTGAAGATTCTGAATTTTACAAAAATGAAAAAATTCAATCATTAGGTTTACCGGATAGAACATTACAAAATATAGATCAAAATACATGAGATTTATCTAAAAACAATAGAGATTTTAATGTAAAACTATTAAAATCGGTGATTAAATTTATTTCAAAAATGTAA
- a CDS encoding restriction endonuclease subunit S codes for MTNIYIYIYIEDGKYYTLATDYIKDLMEQAKEYKEQKTIRLYEAQKAKYEAQKAKYELAYLQDKTNIIWKSFKLGDLFEFTMVKKWFVLKNYNLLDQAQNNYLKVVTSSKNPSYKYINKDDIDPKIPIFSNQLTINNIGSVGYCFYHDYDFVATPNTYVINYKNENLQKNFNSLANHFLAKIITNVFNNGIYGYAYGANKENISRETILLPCLKVSSEDEYIWQENNKYYILALNYISYIYFQGKVNYNQKLVDKYTYKY; via the coding sequence ATGACCAATATATATATATATATATATATAGAAGATGGCAAATATTATACGCTTGCTACTGATTATATAAAAGATTTAATGGAGCAAGCTAAAGAATATAAAGAGCAAAAAACAATTAGATTGTATGAAGCTCAAAAAGCTAAATATGAAGCTCAAAAAGCTAAATATGAACTAGCTTATTTACAAGATAAAACAAATATTATTTGAAAATCGTTTAAACTAGGTGATTTATTTGAGTTTACAATGGTTAAAAAATGATTTGTATTAAAAAATTATAATTTACTCGATCAAGCACAAAATAATTATCTTAAGGTGGTTACTAGTTCAAAAAATCCTTCTTATAAGTATATTAATAAGGATGATATAGATCCAAAAATTCCCATTTTTAGTAATCAACTAACTATCAATAATATCGGGAGTGTAGGTTATTGTTTTTATCATGATTATGATTTTGTTGCTACACCAAATACATATGTGATAAATTATAAAAATGAAAATTTACAGAAAAATTTTAATAGTTTAGCCAATCATTTTTTAGCTAAAATAATAACCAATGTTTTTAATAATGGAATTTACGGCTATGCTTATGGAGCCAACAAAGAAAATATCAGTCGCGAAACTATTTTATTGCCCTGTTTAAAAGTCAGTTCAGAAGATGAATATATATGACAAGAAAATAATAAATATTATATACTTGCATTAAACTATATTTCCTATATTTACTTCCAAGGAAAAGTTAATTATAATCAAAAACTAGTTGATAAATATACATACAAATATTAA
- a CDS encoding restriction endonuclease subunit S, which yields MNKDDLDPTIPIFRNQLTINKNGSVGYSFYHDYDFVATADTCVLSYKNKDLEKLDNSVNHFLAKILTNLFSNNIYNYIYKLNQNHISRESILLPCLEVKLDDQYIYIYIYRRWQILYACYWLYKRFNGAS from the coding sequence ATTAATAAGGATGATTTAGATCCAACGATTCCTATTTTTAGAAATCAACTAACTATTAATAAAAATGGTAGTGTAGGTTATTCTTTTTATCATGATTATGATTTTGTTGCAACCGCTGATACCTGTGTTCTAAGTTATAAAAATAAAGATTTAGAAAAATTAGATAATTCGGTTAATCATTTTTTAGCAAAAATACTAACAAATCTTTTTAGTAACAATATCTACAATTATATTTATAAATTGAATCAAAATCACATCAGCCGCGAAAGTATTTTACTGCCTTGTTTAGAAGTTAAACTGGATGACCAATATATATATATATATATATATAGAAGATGGCAAATATTATACGCTTGCTACTGATTATATAAAAGATTTAATGGAGCAAGCTAA
- a CDS encoding restriction endonuclease subunit S, protein MNKDDLDPTIPIFANQLTINNMGSVGYCFYHDYEFVARPNTCVLNYKNKDLEKLGSFVNHFLAKILTHIFSNDIFGYSYILSYERINHETILLPCLEVSSEDEYIWQENNKYYILALNYISYIYFQGKVNYNQKLVDKYTYKH, encoded by the coding sequence ATTAATAAGGATGATTTAGATCCAACAATCCCTATTTTTGCTAATCAACTTACTATTAATAATATGGGCAGTGTAGGTTATTGCTTTTATCATGATTATGAATTTGTTGCTAGGCCAAATACATGTGTTTTAAACTATAAAAATAAAGATCTAGAAAAATTAGGTAGTTTTGTTAATCATTTTTTAGCTAAAATATTAACGCATATTTTTAGTAATGATATTTTTGGATATTCTTACATACTATCTTATGAACGCATCAACCATGAAACTATTTTACTGCCTTGCTTAGAAGTCAGTTCAGAAGATGAATATATATGACAAGAAAATAATAAATATTATATACTTGCATTAAACTATATTTCCTATATTTACTTCCAAGGAAAAGTTAATTATAATCAAAAACTAGTTGATAAATATACATATAAGCATTAA
- a CDS encoding restriction endonuclease subunit S, with product MGEVIWKSFKLDDLFEFITVPGSLTLKNYNLVDEAQDNYIKVVTSSKNTSYKYINKDDLNPTIPIFNNQLTINKNGSVGYSFYHDYDFVATADTCILSYKNKDLKN from the coding sequence ATGGGTGAAGTTATTTGAAAATCGTTTAAACTAGATGATTTATTTGAGTTTATAACTGTTCCAGGATCATTGACACTAAAAAATTACAATTTAGTTGATGAAGCGCAAGATAATTACATTAAGGTTGTCACTAGTTCTAAAAACACTTCATATAAGTATATTAATAAGGATGATTTAAATCCAACGATTCCCATTTTTAATAATCAACTTACCATTAATAAAAATGGCAGTGTGGGTTATTCTTTTTATCATGATTATGATTTTGTCGCAACTGCTGATACGTGTATTCTAAGTTATAAAAATAAGGATTTAAAAAATTAG
- a CDS encoding helix-turn-helix domain-containing protein, with translation MLVIINYPSAIKKLRSKLNCSQQDLAKMLGVAFTSVNRWENGHHQPTIIAKEKLKELFEKHNIEMEDKEIWN, from the coding sequence ATGCTGGTGATAATAAACTATCCAAGTGCTATAAAAAAATTAAGATCCAAATTAAACTGTTCACAGCAAGATTTAGCAAAAATGTTAGGCGTTGCTTTTACATCAGTTAATAGATGAGAAAATGGACACCATCAACCTACAATTATTGCAAAAGAAAAACTAAAAGAATTGTTTGAAAAACATAATATAGAAATGGAAGATAAGGAAATATGGAATTAA
- a CDS encoding MurR/RpiR family transcriptional regulator: MKLFENKITFLTEYEAEVVNFINQKPSDFINYSINRIASECMVSTGVISRLYNKLGFNSLRDLQFFVHYQLLSNNYINENSEQKTIKKFASEISNSYIYTFNKIIENINNNIFETIIQKILNTKQIYIFGSRQSYTSCQLLSKKMQQINIFAIFEKSFPQLIHKIKNLNSEALFIIFSHSGNSKEIDFLINSLQSKKYDFIIITGNFDKFSYHEFVISYELNDIWINDAMNSLISHHFIIDLIVEYIKKRKNIHENDELLKIWNKL, encoded by the coding sequence ATGAAACTTTTTGAAAATAAAATCACTTTTTTAACTGAATATGAAGCGGAAGTTGTAAATTTTATCAATCAAAAGCCTAGTGATTTTATTAACTATTCTATTAATAGAATAGCATCTGAATGCATGGTATCTACAGGAGTAATTTCTCGCCTATATAACAAATTGGGTTTTAATTCTTTAAGAGATTTGCAATTTTTTGTTCACTATCAACTTTTAAGTAATAACTATATTAATGAAAATAGTGAACAAAAAACTATCAAAAAATTTGCCTCAGAAATTAGCAATTCTTATATTTATACATTTAATAAAATAATTGAAAATATTAATAACAATATTTTTGAAACTATTATTCAAAAAATATTAAATACCAAACAAATTTATATTTTTGGTTCAAGACAAAGCTATACTTCTTGTCAACTACTAAGTAAAAAAATGCAACAAATTAATATTTTTGCAATTTTTGAAAAAAGTTTTCCCCAATTGATTCATAAAATTAAAAATTTAAATTCTGAAGCTTTATTTATTATTTTTTCTCATTCTGGAAATTCTAAAGAAATTGATTTTTTAATTAATTCATTACAAAGTAAAAAATACGATTTTATTATTATTACTGGTAATTTTGATAAATTTTCTTATCATGAATTTGTAATTTCTTATGAATTAAATGACATTTGAATTAATGATGCAATGAATTCATTAATTTCACATCATTTTATTATTGATCTTATTGTTGAGTATATTAAAAAGCGAAAAAATATTCATGAAAATGATGAATTATTGAAAATTTGAAATAAATTATAA
- a CDS encoding ribokinase yields MKKILVVGSVNVDLVLKIRNFPRPGETIYSAGKKIFLGGKGINQAIALKKLANDVTFIGKIGNDQESNFVLEEANKYQLNLNDIVKIEATTGIAHISVLENGENTIILVPGANHKFDNENYQKWEEKISQYDFLLVQLEVTNSFVFELIKIANKLHKKIILNPAPAKKIPLNILGLCDFIIPNETELSTIFDLDPIANEQEIAIILQKFYQQYPQTTFIVTFGAKGVYYLDQNQNLINIPAKKNIDVVDTTGAGDSFIAAFITQIINNKTIEEAIDFGILASSITITRQGAAVSTPTLEEVKNNV; encoded by the coding sequence ATGAAAAAAATTTTAGTTGTTGGTTCAGTTAATGTTGATCTTGTGCTAAAAATTCGAAATTTTCCAAGACCAGGGGAAACGATTTATTCCGCTGGTAAAAAAATTTTTTTAGGTGGCAAAGGAATTAATCAAGCTATTGCTTTGAAAAAATTGGCCAATGATGTTACTTTCATTGGCAAAATAGGCAATGATCAAGAAAGTAATTTTGTACTAGAAGAAGCCAATAAATATCAGTTAAATTTAAATGATATTGTAAAAATTGAAGCAACCACTGGTATTGCTCATATTTCTGTTTTGGAAAATGGTGAAAATACTATTATTTTAGTTCCTGGAGCAAACCATAAATTTGATAATGAAAATTATCAAAAATGAGAAGAAAAAATATCACAATATGATTTTTTATTAGTGCAATTAGAAGTGACAAATTCATTCGTTTTTGAATTAATCAAAATTGCTAATAAACTTCATAAAAAAATTATTTTAAATCCAGCTCCAGCTAAAAAAATTCCTTTAAATATTTTAGGATTATGTGATTTTATCATTCCTAATGAAACAGAATTATCAACAATTTTTGATTTAGATCCAATTGCTAATGAACAAGAAATTGCAATAATTTTACAAAAATTTTATCAACAATATCCACAAACTACTTTTATAGTTACTTTTGGAGCTAAAGGAGTTTATTATCTAGATCAAAATCAAAATTTAATTAATATTCCAGCTAAAAAAAATATAGATGTAGTGGATACAACAGGAGCAGGTGATAGTTTTATTGCAGCTTTTATTACTCAAATTATCAACAATAAAACAATTGAAGAAGCAATTGATTTTGGAATTTTAGCTTCTAGTATAACCATCACTCGACAAGGGGCCGCTGTTTCTACACCTACCTTGGAGGAGGTAAAAAATAATGTTTAA
- the rbsD gene encoding D-ribose pyranase: protein MFKNAKHLLNSKLNSLIAQLGHFDEITISDAGLPIPKDPSIKVIDLSLIEGIPSFQDVVNAIVENLAIEEMIFASEIKEFNPKNYNQFEKTDIKIRFVNHEEFKQRTHHSKAIIRTGEQTPYANVILICGVNF, encoded by the coding sequence ATGTTTAAAAATGCAAAACATTTACTTAATTCAAAATTAAATTCACTAATTGCTCAATTAGGACATTTTGATGAGATTACCATTTCTGATGCAGGTTTACCAATTCCTAAAGATCCTTCAATTAAAGTTATTGATCTATCTTTAATTGAAGGAATCCCTTCATTTCAAGATGTAGTTAATGCTATTGTCGAAAATTTAGCAATAGAAGAAATGATTTTTGCTTCAGAAATTAAAGAGTTTAATCCCAAAAATTACAATCAATTTGAAAAAACAGATATCAAAATAAGGTTTGTTAATCATGAAGAATTCAAACAAAGAACTCATCATTCAAAAGCTATTATTAGAACCGGTGAACAAACACCTTATGCCAATGTAATTTTAATTTGTGGAGTGAATTTTTAA